The Solanum pennellii chromosome 11, SPENNV200 genome contains a region encoding:
- the LOC107004813 gene encoding yrdC domain-containing protein, mitochondrial isoform X1 — MNCSRPTKIAQILPIFNSFIYPSRGVEKIGFLNLWARSRKGLSAVSVKKMGWSLENPDGDVETKKVSVSPATEDYGQEAIEAIRAGKVIAVPTDTLYGFACDACSAEAVNRIYEIKGRKHTSPLAICVGDVHDIKHYAVTDHLPLGLLDCLLPGPVTLVLRRGESSILEKSLNPGLESIGVRVPDCNFIRVIARGSRSALALTSANLSGQPSSIDIKDFENLWEHCAYVYDGGILPAGRAGSTVVDLTKLGKYKILRPGSAKEETVAILERHSLLEDGTGA; from the exons ATGAATTGCAGCAGACCCACAAAAATAGCCCAAATTCTGCCTATTTTCAACTCTTTCATATACCCTTCTCGAG GGGTGGAAAAAATTGGATTTTTGAACTTGTGGGCAAGAAGTAGGAAGGGTTTAAGTGCAGTTAGTGTGAAGAAAATGGGTTGGAGTTTGGAGAATCCTGATGGGGATGTAGAGACTAAGAAGGTTTCTGTATCTCCTGCAACAGAAGATTATGGTCAAGAGGCAATTGAAGCTATCAGGGCTGGGAAAGTCATAGCTGTTCCCACTGACACACTATATGGCTTTGCTTGTGATGCTTG TTCTGCTGAGGCAGTGAATCGTATTTATGAGATCAAAGGACGTAAGCATACAAGTCCTCTGGCTATTTGTGTTGGCGATGTTCATGACATAAAACATTATGCTGTGACAGATCATCTGCCTCTTGGCTTGCTTGACTGCCTGCTTCCTGGACCCGTGACTTTGGTCTTAAGGCGAG GTGAGTCAAGTATCCTTGAGAAGTCACTAAACCCTGGATTAGAGAGCATAGGGGTTCGAGTACCAGACTGTAACTTCATCAGGGTGATTGCCCGTGGTTCTAGAAGTGCCCTTGCACTTACTAGTGCAAACCTCAGCGGACAACCTAGTAGCATAGACATCAAAGATTTTGAGAACCTCTGGGAGCACTGTGCATATGTCTATGATGGCGGAATTCTTCCAGCTGGGCGAGCTGGATCGACAGTGGTGGATCTTACTAAGCTGGGGAAGTACAAGATTCTAAGACCTGGAAG TGCAAAGGAAGAGACTGTTGCTATCCTTGAAAGACACTCACTACTGGAAGATGGAACTGGAGCTTAG
- the LOC107003143 gene encoding uncharacterized protein LOC107003143, producing the protein MSEEHKEKIMAEVVDNDEKIGVCENDFVISTPKIERSSTITEETTHAKHWRKPNLSLDIPSRTLDASPQELVQIKRPFTPTPKRVNFLLTPSTCDSRITTSSPGPSPCRGKSTIRNLFPKLSLKSRMNSDTEKVTVPDSGSVAAVVPQQEKVSISRSWSLTKMFTPRIKRTSSLPVTPISHSNPESISGSINNSLTLGTKETHVCISRSMSLPVINKEKEGSNRRVEFFFRVIPSTPQVKDVDSSSVPATSPTKVPEDNEQGGEDIPEEEAVCRICLVELCEGGETLKMECSCKGELALAHQECALKWFSIKGNKTCDVCRQEVKNLPVTLLRMQSVRNVNAGSNRFRHMELNGHRVWQELPILVIVSMLAYFCFLEQLLVGKMGTGAIAISLPFSCVLGLLASMTSSTMVKRRFVWVYASVQFALVVLFAHIFYSLVRVQPVLSILLSTFAGFGVAMSASSLLVEFFRWKRRRAALLEQQQNAEMVLPPGGWPQMNQPATTSRIGPQNHQHDIENPETFSWS; encoded by the exons ATGAGTGAAGAACATAAGGAGAAAATCATGGCTGAGGTTGTtgataatgatgaaaaaattggTGTTTGTGAAAATGATTTTGTCATTTCAACACCTAAG ATCGAGAGGTCATCCACGATTACTGAAGAAACAACACATGCTAAACATTGGAGGAAACCAAACCTATCCTTAGACATACCTTCAAGAACGTTAGACGCGTCTCCTCAAGAGTTAGTTCAGATTAAAAGACCATTCACGCCTACACCGAAGAGGGTGAATTTCCTTTTAACACCTAGTACTTGTGATTCAAGAATAACTACTTCATCACCAGGTCCCTCCCCGTGTCGTGGAAAATCAACCATTAGAAATCTTTTCCCTAAACTGAGCTTGAAATCACGTATGAATTCGGATACAGAGAAGGTAACTGTACCGGATTCAGGTTCAGTTGCTGCAGTTGTGCCACAACAAGAGAAGGTATCCATTTCAAGGTCATGGTCACTCACTAAAATGTTTACGCCTCGCATCAAGAGGACCTCGTCTTTGCCCGTTACACCAATTTCACATTCAAATCCTGAGTCTATTAGTGGAAGCATCAACAACTCTCTAACACTTGGT ACGAAGGAAACACATGTGTGCATATCACGATCGATGTCTTTACCAGttattaacaaagaaaaagaggGAAGCAATAGGAGAGTAGAATTTTTCTTTCGAGTTATTCCTTCAACGCCTCAAGTGAAGGATGTGGATTCTTCCTCAGTTCCAGCTACGAGTCCTACGAAAGTACCTG AGGATAATGAGCAGGGTGGTGAAGATATACCAGAAGAGGAAGCTGTTTGTCGAATTTGCCTCGTTGAGTTGTGTGAAGGCGGAGAGACGCTGAAGATGGAATGCAGCTGCAAAGGCGAACTCGCTTTGGCTCATCAAGAATGTGCTTTAAAATGGTTTAGTATCAAAGGTAACAAGACATGTGATGTGTGCAGACAAGAAGTCAAGAATCTCCCCGTTACACTCTTGCGTATGCAAAGTGTTCGAAATGTAAATGCAGGATCCAATAGGTTCCGACATATGGAGTTAAACGGACACAG GGTTTGGCAGGAACTACCAATTCTTGTTATTGTCAGCATGCTGGCCTACTTTTGTTTTCTTGAGCAGCTACTG GTTGGGAAAATGGGTACCGGTGCAATTGCTATTTCACTTCCCTTTTCTTGTGTACTAGGCCTACTCGCGTCAATGACATCTTCAACTATGG TTAAGCGAAGGTTTGTTTGGGTATATGCATCGGTCCAATTCGCCCTAGTAGTACTATTTGCACATATCTTCTACTCTTTG GTTCGCGTTCAACCAGTTCTTTCGATTCTGCTATCAACATTTGCTGGCTTTGGAGTTGCAATGAGTGCAAGTTCGTTACTCGTTGAGTTCTTTAGATGGAAAAGGCGACGAGCAGCCTTGTTAGAACAGCAGCAGAATGCAGAGATGGTTTTGCCTCCAGGAGGATGGCCACAGATGAATCAACCTGCTACAACGTCTCGTATAGGTCCTCAAAATCATCAACACGATATAGAAAATCCCGAGACGTTTAGTTGGAGCTAG
- the LOC107004813 gene encoding yrdC domain-containing protein, mitochondrial isoform X2: MGWSLENPDGDVETKKVSVSPATEDYGQEAIEAIRAGKVIAVPTDTLYGFACDACSAEAVNRIYEIKGRKHTSPLAICVGDVHDIKHYAVTDHLPLGLLDCLLPGPVTLVLRRGESSILEKSLNPGLESIGVRVPDCNFIRVIARGSRSALALTSANLSGQPSSIDIKDFENLWEHCAYVYDGGILPAGRAGSTVVDLTKLGKYKILRPGSAKEETVAILERHSLLEDGTGA; this comes from the exons ATGGGTTGGAGTTTGGAGAATCCTGATGGGGATGTAGAGACTAAGAAGGTTTCTGTATCTCCTGCAACAGAAGATTATGGTCAAGAGGCAATTGAAGCTATCAGGGCTGGGAAAGTCATAGCTGTTCCCACTGACACACTATATGGCTTTGCTTGTGATGCTTG TTCTGCTGAGGCAGTGAATCGTATTTATGAGATCAAAGGACGTAAGCATACAAGTCCTCTGGCTATTTGTGTTGGCGATGTTCATGACATAAAACATTATGCTGTGACAGATCATCTGCCTCTTGGCTTGCTTGACTGCCTGCTTCCTGGACCCGTGACTTTGGTCTTAAGGCGAG GTGAGTCAAGTATCCTTGAGAAGTCACTAAACCCTGGATTAGAGAGCATAGGGGTTCGAGTACCAGACTGTAACTTCATCAGGGTGATTGCCCGTGGTTCTAGAAGTGCCCTTGCACTTACTAGTGCAAACCTCAGCGGACAACCTAGTAGCATAGACATCAAAGATTTTGAGAACCTCTGGGAGCACTGTGCATATGTCTATGATGGCGGAATTCTTCCAGCTGGGCGAGCTGGATCGACAGTGGTGGATCTTACTAAGCTGGGGAAGTACAAGATTCTAAGACCTGGAAG TGCAAAGGAAGAGACTGTTGCTATCCTTGAAAGACACTCACTACTGGAAGATGGAACTGGAGCTTAG